A region from the Rhodamnia argentea isolate NSW1041297 chromosome 7, ASM2092103v1, whole genome shotgun sequence genome encodes:
- the LOC115737814 gene encoding probable mediator of RNA polymerase II transcription subunit 26b: MPESLDDWREFFRRTNADVFELIDNAIVVAALDCLDDFRSQRGWIMERLYTCKAGWHAAGDEVGSCDAASKESMASSNGRGEVEQDVVDTDEESCDSFREAEAFTDEIDEQSRVVGEVLRIKQVLDNSRLESTSVLCESLRSLRSMAITLDTLETTKIGISVNSLSRNCRSKQIAQFTHSITGQWKAMVDADGNPCNIREKNFAIQKPKQQLGVVKPNRSSQTTPSNKIAAEKFDKERKEVAIEIKFEAAERRIQGPSEKQTGSMVTTDVGFEGLPCTLESSESGSKSGLFPGQPRSSGRYTSFQLAPSPKAGGES; this comes from the exons ATGCCGGAGTCGCTGGATGACTGGAGAGAATTCTTCCGAAGGACGAATGCCGACGTTTTCGAACTTATCGACAATGCCATCGTGGTAGCTGCGCTCGATTGCCTGGATGATTTTCGGTCGCAAAGGGGATGGATCATGGAACGTTTGTACACGTGCAAGGCTGGGTGGCACGCAGCAGGCGATGAGGTCGGGTCATGTGATGCCGCGAGTAAAGAAAGCATGGCAAGCAGCAACGGTAGGGGTGAGGTCGAGCAGGATGTGGTGGATACGGACGAGGAAAGCTGTGACAGTTTCAGGGAAGCCGAGGCATTCACGGATGAGATTGATGAGCAGTCTCGAGTCGTTGGTGAAGTCCTGAGGATCAAGCAGGTCTTGGACAATAGTCGACTCGAG TCCACTTCGGTGCTGTGTGAATCACTGCGAAGTCTCCGGTCGATGGCTATTACTCTGGATACCCTGGAG ACGACTAAGATCGGGATAAGTGTCAACAGTCTCAGTAGAAATTGCAGATCGAAGCAGATTGCTCAGTTTACGCACAGCATCACAGG ACAATGGAAGGCCATGGTGGATGCCGACGGAA aTCCTTGCAACATTAGGGAAAAGAACTTTGCGATCCAGAAACCGAAGCAGCAGCTAGGGGTTGTCAAGCCCAATAGGTCCTCACAAACTACCCCTTCTAACAAGATCGCGGCGGAGAAGTTTgataaggaaagaaag GAGGTTGCAATAGAAATCAAATTCGAAGCCGCCGAGAGGAGGATCCAAGGGCCCAGCGAGAAGCAAACG GGATCCATGGTTACTACAGATGTTGGATTTGAAGGTCTTCCATGTACTCTCGAATCTTCGGAATCAGGCAGTAAGTCTGGTCTGTTTCCTGGACAGCCAAGAAGCAGCGGGAGATACACAAGTTTTCAACTTGCACCATCTCCCAAAGCAGGTGGCGAGTCATAA
- the LOC115737668 gene encoding putative methyltransferase DDB_G0268948, producing MSQRDMAELFGKQAQRYVDGRPSYPPQLFQFIASKTPSHDLAWDVGTGSGQAARSLAEIYKNVVATDVSPKQLELAPKLPNVRYELTSPVVSTAELQQKVSADSTVDLVTIAMALHWFDRPNFYRQAKRLLKKPHGVIAACGYTMPRVTGPVDSIYEKFYSMDSNPYWSPTHKLVIDEYRDMDFPFEPVEGMEDTGPVRFVAERAMGLDEFLTFIRSTSPYLKAREEGVELLGRDVVERYERAWNEDGEEEKTVKFPVFLRIGKVGNSSMD from the exons ATGTCCCAGAGAGACATGGCCGAGTTGTTCGGGAAGCAAGCCCAGCGATACGTGGACGGTCGGCCGAGCTACCCGCCGCAGCTCTTCCAATTCATCGCGTCTAAGACACCGTCTCATGACCTTGCCTGGGACGTCGGCACGGGAAGCGGCCAAGCCGCCCGATCC CTTGCAGAAATCTACAAGAATGTCGTAGCCACGGACGTGAGTCCGAAGCAGCTCGAGCTCGCGCCGAAGCTCCCTAACGTCCGCTACGAGCTCACTTCCCCGGTCGTGTCGACAGCCGAACTTCAACAGAAGGTCTCTGCGGACTCGACCGTCGACCTGGTGACCATCGCAATGGCCCTCCACTGGTTCGACCGGCCCAATTTCTACCGACAAGCGAAGCGATTGCTCAAGAAGCCGCACGGCGTTATCGCCGCGTGCGGCTACACAATGCCGAGAGTCACGGGCCCAGTCGATTCGATCTACGAAAAGTTCTACTCGATGGACTCGAACCCGTACTGGAGCCCGACCCATAAGCTGGTGATCGACGAGTACAGGGACATGGATTTCCCGTTCGAGCCGGTGGAGGGGATGGAGGACACGGGCCCGGTCCGGTTCGTGGCGGAGAGAGCAATGGGGTTGGACGAGTTTCTCACCTTCATAAGGTCGACGTCCCCCTACCTGAAGGCGAGGGAGGAGGGCGTGGAGCTTTTGGGCCGCGACGTCGTCGAGAGGTACGAGCGGGCTTGGAACGAGGACGGCGAGGAGGAGAAGACCGTCAAGTTCCCCGTTTTTCTCAGGATTGGCAAGGTGGGAAACTCGTCCATGGATTAG
- the LOC115737667 gene encoding pyrroline-5-carboxylate reductase, translated as MKPDKSPVGIFSNENRSDAGHFAAVGNSRLGPGESLCFGSATSQETMEVVALPIPAETYKLGFIGAGKMAESIARGVVKSGVLPPSRIRTAAHTNQSRRDAFESFGVQVLSDNQAVVEDSDVVIFSVKPQVVKGVVSQLRPLLSKKKLLVSVVAGVKLNDLQDWAGHDRFIRVMPNTPAAVGEAASVMSLGGAVKEEDAELIATLFGSIGKIWKADEKYFDAITGLSGSGPAYIFLAIEALADGGVAAGLPRELALGLASQTVLGAASMASKMGKHPSQLKDDVASPGGTTIAGIHELEKGGFRGILMNAVVAAAKRGRELSPS; from the exons ATGAAGCCCGACAAGTCCCCCGTCGGCATCTTCTCGAACGAAAACCGCTCCGACGCTGGTCACTTTGCAGCAGTCGGCAACTCACGGTTGGGACCCGGTGAGTCACTCTGTTTTGGGAGCGCAACGTCGCAGGAGACAATGGAGGTGGTGGCGCTGCCGATACCGGCCGAGACGTACAAGCTAGGGTTTATTGGAGCCGGCAAAATGGCGGAGTCCATCGCGAGAGGAGTGGTCAAGTCCGGCGTCTTGCCTCCGTCCAGGATTCGCACCGCTGCTCATACCAATCAGAGCCGACGCGACGCATTCGAATCCTTCGGCGTCCAAGTCCTCTCCGACAATCAAGCT GTAGTTGAAGACAGTGATGTGGTCATCTTCTCAGTGAAACCCCAAGTTG TTAAAGGCGTAGTCTCCCAGTTGAGGCCACTGCTATCAAAGAAGAAGCTTTTGGTCTCAGTAGTTGCCGGAGTAAAATTGAACGATTTGCAG GATTGGGCTGGCCATGATCGATTTATCCGTGTAATGCCAAATACTCCTGCTGCTGTTGGCGAGGCTGCATCTG TTATGAGTCTGGGAGGAGCAGTAAAAGAAGAGGATGCAGAACTCATTGCTACTTTATTCGGATCTATAGGCAAGATTTGGAAAgctgatgaaaaatattttgatgcaATTACTGGCCTGAG TGGCAGTGGTCCAGCCTATATCTTTCTGGCAATAGAAGCTTTAGCCGATGGAGGAGTTGCTGCAGGTCTTCCAAGAGAACTTGCATTAGGTCTAGCTTCTCAAACG GTGTTGGGTGCGGCATCTATGGCCTCTAAAATGGGTAAGCATCCGAGTCAGCTCAAGGATGATGTCGCATCACCTGGGGGTACCACAATTGCTGGCATTCATGAACTGGAAAAGGGTGGATTTCGAGGGATTTTGATGAATGCAGTCGTTGCTGCTGCTAAGCGTGGCCGTGAACTTTCCCCTTCCTGA
- the LOC115737780 gene encoding GPN-loop GTPase QQT2 isoform X1, translated as MDIDSGAQDMDIKSSEEGPSMPMNSLDSSSAEMKGQEKEELNHSLEKLNIAESSSGQLGTPFKRKPVIIIVIGMAGTGKTTFLHRLVCHTQASNIRGYVINLDPAVMTLPFGANIDIRDTVKYKEVMKQYNLGPNGGILTSLNLFATKFDEVISVIERRADQLDYVLVDTPGQIEIFTWSASGAIITEAFASTFPTVITYVVDTPRCESPVTFMSNMLYACSILYKTRLPLVLAFNKTDVAQHQFALEWMEDFEVFQTALDSDHSYTSTLTRSLSLVLDEFYKNLKTVGVSAISGAGMAEFFKTIEASAEEYMENYKAELDKRRAEKQRLEDERRRQNMEKLRKDMEKTGGETVVLSTGLKDKEGKNKDLMDEEYEDEEDEDVDGFERFTEDDEDVVDEDEDEEVGRFSF; from the exons ATGGATATTGATTCCGGTGCTCAGGATATGGATATCAAGTCCTCTGAAGAAGGCCCGTCGATGCCAATGAACTCCCTAGACTCTTCGAGCGCAGAG ATGAAGggacaagaaaaagaggaacttAATCACTCATTAGAGAAGTTAAACATCGCGGAGTCATCGTCTGGGCAGCTAGGAACGCCATTCAAGAGAAAGCCTGTCATCATCATTGTAATTGGCATGGCAG GCACTGGAAAAACAACATTTCTGCACAGGCTAGTTTGCCACACGCAAGCTTCAAATATCCGCGGTTATGTCATTAACCTCGATCCTGCGGTAATGACCCTCCCATTCGGTGCCAATATCGATATACGAGACACTGTTAAGTATAAAGAAGTGATGAAGCAGTACAATCTTGGGCCTAATGGCGGCATTCTCACATCACTTAACCTGTTTGCCACAAAGTTTGATGAG GTCATATCGGTTATTGAGAGGCGAGCAGATCAGCTTGATTATGTTCTGGTGGACACTCCAGGTCAAATTGAGATTTTCACGTGGTCTGCTTCGGGAGCTATTATAACTGAAGCATTTGCTTCCACCTTTCCTACTGTAATTACTTATGTAGTTGACACGCCTCGATGCGAGAGCCCCGTTACTTTTATGAGCAATATGCTCTATGCTTGTAGTATCCTCTACAAAACCAGGTTGCCATTGGTGTTGGCATTTAATAAAACTGACGTGGCTCAACACCAATTTGCTTTGGAG TGGATGGAAGATTTTGAGGTATTTCAAACAGCGCTAGATTCAGATCACTCGTACACATCAACATTAACCCGAAGTCTTTCGCTTGTGCTGGATGAGTTCTACAAGAACTTGAAAACTGTCGGAGTTTCTGCTATTTCTGGTGCTGGTATGGCTGAATTCTTTAAGACCATTGAGGCGAGTGCTGAGGAGTACATGGAGAACTACAA GGCTGAACTTGACAAGAGACGAGCAGAGAAACAGCGCTTGGAAGACGAACGCCGGAGACAGAACATGGAAAAGCTGCGGAAGGATATGGAGAAAACTGGGGGAGAAACTGTGGTTTTGAGCACAGGGTTGAAGGataaagaaggaaagaacaagGATTTGATGGATGAGGAATATGAAGACGAAGAGGATGAAGATGTAGACGGTTTTGAGAGATTCACTGAGGACGATGAAGATGTAGTAGATGAGGACGAAGATGAGGAAGTTGGGAGATTCTCCTTTTAG
- the LOC115737669 gene encoding putative methyltransferase DDB_G0268948 translates to MAELFVKQAKQYAATRPSYPPQLFRFIASKTPSRDLAWDVGTGSGQAAQSLAEIYSNVVATDTSPKQLELAPKLPNVRYELTSPAMSMAELDQKISGQSSLDLVTIAQALHWFDLPNFYRQVKHVLKKPHGVIAAWCYTIPEVNGPVDSVFRRFYSVDSDPYWDLARKLVDGEYRGVDFPFEPVEGMEDTGPVRFVTERAMGVEDFFTYIRSWSAYQTAKEKGVELLNGDTVERFKRAWAEDGEDEKVVKFPVFLKIGRVGDA, encoded by the exons ATGGCAGAGTTGTTCGTGAAGCAAGCCAAGCAATACGCCGCGACCCGCCCGAGTTACCCGCCGCAGCTCTTCCGGTTCATCGCCTCCAAAACGCCCTCGCGCGACCTCGCGTGGGACGTCGGCACCGGGAGCGGCCAAGCCGCCCAATCC CTCGCGGAGATCTACAGCAATGTCGTAGCCACGGACACGAGCCCGAAGCAACTCGAGCTCGCCCCGAAGCTCCCCAACGTCCGCTACGAGCTCACCTCCCCGGCCATGTCGATGGCTGAGCTGGATCAGAAGATCTCGGGTCAATCGAGCCTCGACCTGGTGACCATCGCGCAAGCCCTCCACTGGTTTGACCTCCCCAATTTCTACCGACAGGTGAAACACGTCCTCAAGAAGCCCCACGGCGTGATCGCTGCGTGGTGCTACACGATCCCGGAGGTCAACGGCCCGGTCGACTCGGTGTTCCGCCGGTTTTACTCAGTGGACTCGGACCCGTACTGGGACCTGGCCCGCAAACTGGTGGACGGCGAGTACAGGGGGGTCGATTTCCCATTCGAGCCGGTTGAGGGGATGGAGGACACGGGGCCGGTCCGGTTCGTGACGGAGAGAGCCATGGGGGTGGAGGACTTCTTCACGTACATAAGGTCGTGGTCGGCGTACCAGACGGCGAAGGAGAAGGGCGTGGAGCTGCTGAACGGCGACACGGTCGAGAGGTTCAAGCGGGCTTGGGCTGAGGACGGCGAGGACGAAAAGGTCGTCAAGTTCCCGGTTTTTCTCAAGATCGGAAGGGTGGGCGACGCATGA
- the LOC115737780 gene encoding GPN-loop GTPase QQT2 isoform X2 — MDIDSGAQDMDIKSSEEGPSMPMNSLDSSSAEGQEKEELNHSLEKLNIAESSSGQLGTPFKRKPVIIIVIGMAGTGKTTFLHRLVCHTQASNIRGYVINLDPAVMTLPFGANIDIRDTVKYKEVMKQYNLGPNGGILTSLNLFATKFDEVISVIERRADQLDYVLVDTPGQIEIFTWSASGAIITEAFASTFPTVITYVVDTPRCESPVTFMSNMLYACSILYKTRLPLVLAFNKTDVAQHQFALEWMEDFEVFQTALDSDHSYTSTLTRSLSLVLDEFYKNLKTVGVSAISGAGMAEFFKTIEASAEEYMENYKAELDKRRAEKQRLEDERRRQNMEKLRKDMEKTGGETVVLSTGLKDKEGKNKDLMDEEYEDEEDEDVDGFERFTEDDEDVVDEDEDEEVGRFSF; from the exons ATGGATATTGATTCCGGTGCTCAGGATATGGATATCAAGTCCTCTGAAGAAGGCCCGTCGATGCCAATGAACTCCCTAGACTCTTCGAGCGCAGAG ggacaagaaaaagaggaacttAATCACTCATTAGAGAAGTTAAACATCGCGGAGTCATCGTCTGGGCAGCTAGGAACGCCATTCAAGAGAAAGCCTGTCATCATCATTGTAATTGGCATGGCAG GCACTGGAAAAACAACATTTCTGCACAGGCTAGTTTGCCACACGCAAGCTTCAAATATCCGCGGTTATGTCATTAACCTCGATCCTGCGGTAATGACCCTCCCATTCGGTGCCAATATCGATATACGAGACACTGTTAAGTATAAAGAAGTGATGAAGCAGTACAATCTTGGGCCTAATGGCGGCATTCTCACATCACTTAACCTGTTTGCCACAAAGTTTGATGAG GTCATATCGGTTATTGAGAGGCGAGCAGATCAGCTTGATTATGTTCTGGTGGACACTCCAGGTCAAATTGAGATTTTCACGTGGTCTGCTTCGGGAGCTATTATAACTGAAGCATTTGCTTCCACCTTTCCTACTGTAATTACTTATGTAGTTGACACGCCTCGATGCGAGAGCCCCGTTACTTTTATGAGCAATATGCTCTATGCTTGTAGTATCCTCTACAAAACCAGGTTGCCATTGGTGTTGGCATTTAATAAAACTGACGTGGCTCAACACCAATTTGCTTTGGAG TGGATGGAAGATTTTGAGGTATTTCAAACAGCGCTAGATTCAGATCACTCGTACACATCAACATTAACCCGAAGTCTTTCGCTTGTGCTGGATGAGTTCTACAAGAACTTGAAAACTGTCGGAGTTTCTGCTATTTCTGGTGCTGGTATGGCTGAATTCTTTAAGACCATTGAGGCGAGTGCTGAGGAGTACATGGAGAACTACAA GGCTGAACTTGACAAGAGACGAGCAGAGAAACAGCGCTTGGAAGACGAACGCCGGAGACAGAACATGGAAAAGCTGCGGAAGGATATGGAGAAAACTGGGGGAGAAACTGTGGTTTTGAGCACAGGGTTGAAGGataaagaaggaaagaacaagGATTTGATGGATGAGGAATATGAAGACGAAGAGGATGAAGATGTAGACGGTTTTGAGAGATTCACTGAGGACGATGAAGATGTAGTAGATGAGGACGAAGATGAGGAAGTTGGGAGATTCTCCTTTTAG